The nucleotide window GGTCGGCCTGCCCGCCGTCAAGGCGCTGCGGCACCGGGTGGAGCACGCCGAGGCGCTGGACGAGAAGGCGATCGCCGCCTTCGTCGAGCTCGGCCTGACCGCCTCCGTGCAGCCCGCCTTCGACGCGGCCTGGGGCGGCCCGGACGGCATGTACGCGGCTCGGCTCGGCGCCGAGCGGGCGGCCGGCCTCAACCCGTTCGCCGCCCTGCTGCGGGCCGGCGTGCCGCTGGCCTTCGGCTCCGACGCCCCGGTCACCCCGCTCGACCCCTGGGGCACGGTGCGCGCCGCCGCCTTCCACCGCACCCCCGAGCACCGGATCTCGGTGCGCGCGGCCTTCGCCGCGCACACCCGCGGCGGCTGGCGGGCGCTCGGCCGCGACCAGGAGGGCGTGCTGGTGCCCGGCGCCCCGGCGAGTTACGCGGTCTGGCGCACCGGCGAGCTGGTGGTCCAGGCGCCCGATTCCCGGGTGGCCGGCTGGTCCACGGATCCGCGCTCCGGCACCCCTGGCCTGCCCGACCTCACCCCCGGCTCCGAGCTGCCGGTCTGCCTGCGCACCGCGGTCCGCGGCCGCACGGTCTACCTGGCCGGTTGACCTGCCGCTTTCTCATCCCGGGGCCGCTACCGCGGGCCCGGGGCGGGGAGGTACCTTCGTCCAACACCTGCCGTGCGGCAGGACCGATCCCGCCACAGAGAGATGGGTAACCAGGTGGCAGTGCCCGTCGACGCGGCCCGCCCGGCCGTCGACCCGACCCCCGAGACCCCGGCGAAGGGAGCGGGCCGGCTGGCCAGGTTCCGTGCCAAGGTCCGTGGCGGCTGGAAGCGCAGCGCGCTGGCCGCCGCCGCCGGGCTGGCGCTGGCCGCCGCCTTCCCGCCCTACGACATCTGGCCGCTGTCGGTGCTCGCGGTGGCCGCCCTCGCGCTGCTCACCCACGGCCGGACGGTCCGTCAGGGCCTGTGGACCGGTTTCGCCTTCGGGTTCCCGTTCTTCGTCTGGCTGCTGGTCTGGCTCCGGGTGATCGGCTGGGACGCCTTGTTCGGGCTCTCGCTGGCCGAGGCCATGTTCCTCTGGGCGCTCGGCGGCGGGCTGGCGCTCACCTCCCGGCTGCGCGGCTGGCCGCTCTGGGGCGCCTGCCTCTGGGTGGCCGAGGAGCTGGTCCGGGACCGCGAGCCGCTCGGCGGGTTCCCGTGGGGCCGGCTGGCCTTCGCCAACACGGCCACCCCGTTCACCCCGCTGGCCGCGCTCGGCGGCGCCGCACTGGTGAGCTTCGCGGTCGCACTGACCGGGTCGCTGCTGGCCTACCTGGTGCTGCGGGTGGTCCACCGGGGCTCGGCGCCGACCGGTCCGGTCGGCTGGCTCAAGCCGACGGCCGCGGTGCTGGCGGCCGCCGCGCTCACCGGCGGCGGCGCCCTGGTGCCGATCCCGACCACCGGCGACACCGCGGGCGGCCCGGCCTCGGTCAAGGTGGCGCTGATCCAGGGCAACGTGCAGCAGCCGGGCATGGACTTCCTCGGCCGCCCGATGCAGGTGCTGAACAACCACGCGGGCGAGACCGAGCGGCTGGCCGCCGCGATCAAGGCCGGCCAGGCGCCCGATCCGGACGTGGTGATCTGGCCGGAGAACTCCTCCGACCTGGACCCGTACAGCGACCCGGCGGTCTACGCCCGGATCACCGAGGCGGTCACCACCATCGGCAAGCCCACCCTGGTCGGCGCGCTGGTCAACGGTCCGGATGCGCAGCACGTGCAGAACGAGGGCATCGTCTGGGACCCGATCAGCGGCCCCGGCGCGCACTACACCAAGCAGCACCCGGTGCCGTTCGGCGAGTACGTGCCGTTCCGCTCTGTGCTGATGAAGGTGATCACCCGGCTGCAGCGGGTCGCCCACGACTTCTACCCCGGCAAGGGCATCGGCGTGATGCAGCTCGGCCCGGCCCGGATCGGCGACGTGATCTGCTTCGAGGTGGCCTACGACGACATCGTGCGCAACACCGTCAACGGCGGCGGCCGGGTGCTGGTGGTGCAGACCAACAACGCCGACTACGCCGACACCGGTCAGCCCGACCAGCAGCTGGCGATGTCCCGGCTGCGCGCGGTCGAGCACGGCCGCGCGGTGCTGATCGCCGCGACCAGCGGGATCAGCGCGGTGATCCGCCCGGACGGCACGATCGAGAGCCGCACGGCCGAGATGACCGCCGCCGAGCTGAGCGCCACCGTCCCGCTGCGCGACGGCAAGACCCTCGCCGACCGGCTCGGCGCGGCCCCCGAGTGGGCGCTGTCGGTGATCGGCCTGCTGGCCTGCGGCGGCGCGGTGCTGGTCTCCCGGCGCCGCCGCCCGAGCGGGTCCGACCCGGCCGCCACGGCCTGACCTGGGGGTTTCGGCCCGGCTCCGGTGGAACACGGGGCCGGGCCGAACCGTTGTCCCCGGTGGTGCCCCGACCGCGCGGGAGAAGCCCGCGCGGCGCGTTCCCGGCGCCGCGATGGAGTGGATCCCTACCGTGACCCCGCACGTTGACCTGTCCCGCGCCCCCCGGCGCAGCCGGCTGCGCCGGGTGCTGCCGCTGCTGGTGGTGGCCTGGATGCTGCTGGAAGTCTGGCTGATGGTCCAGGTGGCCTCGGCGACCAGTGGACTGCTGGTGGTCCTGTTGCTGGTGGCCGGCGCGGTGCTGGGCTCCCGGCTGATCAAGCGGGCCGGGCTGCGGGCGCTGCGCAACGCCTCGGCCGCCTTCGAGCAGGGCCGGATGCCGGAGTCCGGCTCGGCCGAGACCGGCACCAGCCTGACGGTGCTGGCCGGCCTGCTGCTGATCCTGCCGGGCTTCCTGTCCGACGCGATCGCGATCACCCTGCTGCTCCCGCCGACCCGGGCGCTGTGGCGCGCGGTCGGCCGCCGCACGGCCAAGAAGCTGATCCGCACCGCCCCGATGGGCGATCCGCTCACCGACGCGCTGCGGATGCAGCAGCAGTTCCGAATGCACCGCCCGGACGGCAAGGTGGTCCAGGGCGAGGTGGTCGACCCGGCCGACCCGACCGCGCCGCGCGGCCCGGACGACGACCCGCGGCCGCCGCTCTCGCGCTGACCGCACCTGACGAGAGACCACACGCGGACACCACACGCAGACACACGCAGAGAAGGCCTTGGGCCCGATCCGAGGATCGGGCCCAAGGCCTTCTCTGTTCGTTCCGCGCCGACCCCGGGCGCCGCGGGGGTCAGGCGCTCTTGCGGGTGTCCCGCGGGTGCACCGCGAGGTTCATCCCACCGGAGCGGAGCACGGCCAGCCGCTCGGCCAGCACCTCCTCCAACTCCTCACGGGTCCGCCGCTCCATCAGCATGTCCCAATGGGTGCGGGTCGGCTTGGTCTTCTTCTCCTCCGGCTCGTCGCCGTCGAGCAGGACGGCCTCGGTGCCGCAGAACCGGCACTCCCACACCGAAGGAATCTCCGCCTCGACGGAGAAGGGCACCTCGAACCGGTGTCCGTTCTGGCATGCGTACTCGACGGTCTGGCGCGGAGCCAGGTCAATGCCACGGTCGGTCTCGTAGCTAGTAGCACCGAGTCGCGTGCCTCGGAGAGCTCGCTCGCTCATGAATCGTGCCTCCAGGGCTTATGGCCCACAGGACTAGTTGGGGTCGCTGTCTTCGTCGTTCGGTCAACGCCCGACCGCCGACGAAGATTCCCGGCCGGGCGTCCGTCGTCTGTCGTGCCGCCCCTGTTTGTACCCATCTCCGTCCGATTTGTCACATCTGGCATGGGATATCACCCTGAGTGCGGCCGAATTCGCACCCTGTGACGGGAACGGCTTTCCTTTTGCCCATTTGTCCGAGCTGTTGTGCGGCGTTCACCGCAGCGGCGCTGGACTCGCCTCGGGGGTCTTCTCCAGGATCACCCGTCCCGCCGGCTCGCCGGGGGCGGCGGGGACCTGGGGCTGGTGGTCGGGGACGGGTGGGGCGGGCGCCTCGATCCGGGTGTCGCGGTGCGGGAGCAGGGCGATCACCGCGTCGCGCAGCCGGGCCGGGGCGTCCTCGTCCAGCGGGTCCACGGTGGCCGGCGCCTGCAGCCGGGTCGCCGGGCCGGCGCCGATCCGGGCGTAGCCGCGCCCGGGCGGGACGTGGGCGGCGGGGGTGAGGTCGAGCGGGGCGCCGAGCGCGTCGGCCAGCTCGGGCGCCGGGTGGTCGCCGAGCACCACCCGGGCCCGGACCGCGCCGCGCAGCGCGGGGGAGAGCCGGTCGGCGGCCTCGATCGACTCGGCCACCACGACGGTGACCCGGGCGGCCCGCCCGTGGCGCAGCGGCACCTCCAGCAGGTCCTGCGGGTCCGGCTGCCCCTGGGCCTCGGCCAGCTCGGTCAGCTCGGTGGGGTGGTCGAGCAGCAGCCAGAGCGGCCGGGTGGCGTCGGCGGGGGCGGGCTCGCCGCGGTAGCGGGCGGCGTTCAGCACCGCGAGCCGGCGCTCGGTCTCCTGGGCGGCCCACTCCAGCGCGGCCAGCGCGCCGTGCAGGCTGGTCTCCACGGTGTGCACGCCCGGCCGGTTGACCAGGCAGGCGTGCTCGCCGGTGCCCGCGCCGTCGACCACCACCAGGTCGCCGTGGGCCAGCGCCTGCAGGGCGACGGTGCGCAGCAGGGTGGAGCCGCCGGACCCGGTAGAGCCGAGCACCAGCAGGTGCGGCTCGGCGGAGCGCGGGCCGGTGCGCCAGATCACCGGCGGCTGGTGGCCGGGGCCGCCGTCGTGGGCGACCGGGATCCGGCGCTGGGTGGCCTCCGGGTCGGTGAAGCCGAGCAGCACCTCGCCGGGGGCGGTGACCCAGGGCTGGGCGGGCACGTCCTGCGGCAGCGGGGCCAGGGCGGTGACCCGGAGCCGGTTGCACTCCAGGTCCCAGTCGAAGCGGTACTCGCGGGCCCGTCCGGCCTTGCCCTGCACGACCTGTTCGATCCGGGAGCGGGCGCCCGGCTCGGTGTCGGTGAACCAGCCGGGGTAGCCGATCTCCAGGGCGGTCAGCCGGCCGTCCGGGTCGAAGGCCCAGCCGGCGAAGGCGTCGCGGTAGCCGCCGTCGGGGCGGTAGAGCGGGCAGGGGTCGTCGGGGGCGGCGAGGTAGGGGGTGAGCGCGGCGTAGAGCGCGGGGAGCTTGACGTCGGCGGGGTCGGGGGCCGGGGCCGCGACCGGCTTGGGCTGCCGGCCGGTCCAGGCGGCGCTGCCGAGCAGCGCCACGATCGCCAGCAGCGGGCCGTGCGGCAGCAGCACGACGCCGACCACCGCGGCGACGGCGAGCAGCGCGGTGGGCCCGCGCTTCTCCTTGGGCGTGGCCTGCCAGCGGGTCTTGGTCCAGCCGGCGTGCCGCCGCAGGCCGCGCCCGATCAGGCTGAGCGGGGCGAACATGTCGGCGGCGTGGTCCCCGGCGGTGCGGGCGAGGTCGCGGCCGCGGGTCAGGTGGCGGGTGAGGGACATGGTCTCCTGGGCCTTCGGCGGTGGGGGAGGCCCGGGCCGCCGGGCCCGGGCCGCTGGCGGGGGGTCAGAACTTGATGCCGCCGAGCAGGTTGGCCAGGCTCGCGCCGCCGGCCTGGATGCTCGGGGCGATCGCGGTGCCCGCCAGGTAGAAGCCGAAGAGCGCGCAGACCAAGGCGTGCGACACCTTGAGCCCGTCCCGCCGGAAGAAGAGGAAGGCGATGGTGCCGAACAGGACGATGCCGGAGATGGACAGGATCACGGGTCTGCTCCTCGGTGAGGCGGGGACAGGTGGTCACTGTGGGGACAGTGTCACGGAATGTTCCTTCATCGTGACAAAAAGTAATAGATGATGGAACGGGGCAAATGGGTGGTTCTGTCCCCTGGCTCTCCCGTTGTCGCCCGCTCGGGTGCAAAATTCGGCCACTCGGCGCGCTGGGTCCGCTCCGGCGGCGGTCCGGTCGGTGACCCTGTCGGTCGGTGGGCCGCCTCGGATACGGTGCCGGTGGCCGACCGACCACCGAGAGGAACGCGATGTCCGAATCGAACGGCAGCACCGGAACGCCCGACGGGCCCGAGGCGCAGGAGGAGGCCCGGCTGGTCGAGCTGGCCGGCCGGATCTTCGGCGCCGCCCGGGCCGGGGACGCGGGTGCGCTGGAGGCCTTCCTGGCCGGCGGCGCTCCGGTCGACCTGGCCAATGAGGGTGGCGACACCCTGCTGATGCTGGCCTCCTACCATGGCCACGCCGAGGCGGTGTCGGTGCTGCTGGCCCGCGGCGCGGACCCGAACAAGGCCAACGACCGCGGCCAGACCCCGCTGGCGGGCACCGTCTTCAAGGGGCACGACGCGGTGCTGGACGAGCTGCTGGCGGCCGGCGCCGACCCGCACGCCGGGCAGCCCTCGGCCTTCGCGACCGCCCAGATGTTCCAGAAGTCCGAGGTGCTGGCGAAGTTCGGCCGGGCCTGAGCCCGTGGGGGCGACGGGGTGGGCGGAGCCGGTTCGCCGGATAAATCATCCGATGATCCGACGCCCGTATGCTTGGCGGCCATGGAACTTCGCATCACCGGCTACGACCACCCCGACGCCGTCACCCTCACCGCCGCGGTGCAGCAGGAGTACGTCCGCCGCTACGGCGACGTCGACACCACCGAGATGCTGGCCGAGCACTTCGCGGCGCCGCACGGCGTCTTCGTGGTCGGCTACCTGGACGGTGAGCCGGTGGCCTGCGGTGGTTGGCGGGCCAAGGACAGCAGCTACGAGTACCTGCGGGACGGCGACGCCGAGCTGAAGCGGATGTTCGTGGTGCCCGGCGCCCGCGGCCGGGGCCTGTCCCGGGTGCTGCTGCGCCACCTGGAGAGCAGCGCCGCCGGGGCCGGGCGGCGCCGGGTGGTGCTGGAGACCGGCACCGAGCAGCCCGAGGCGGTCGCGCTGTACACCTCCGAGGGATACGCCCCGATCACCAAGTTCGGCGTCTACCGGTGCGCGCCCGAGAGCATTTGCCTCGGCAAGGAACTCGCCGCCGGCTGACCGGATCGAACTGAATTTCCGGCAGTGCCGCCGTTCGGCTGGTTACTTGACTGATGTCGGTGAATTCTCCGTACTCCGGACGTGGGGAAGTGCCCCCCATCGGCACAGCAACGGCGAATACGGCAGGCGGGCTGGGTTAGCGTCGTGCCCGCTGCGTCTCACGGCGGTGCCCGGGAATCGGGTGCCGCCGTCCCTGCCAACCGCTATTTCCCCGGGAGAACCCGTGCACGACAATTGCCTGCCGGAAAGCAGTGCGGTCGCCGCCGACAGTCTGCGGCTCGCGGTCAGCGCGCTCGCCGAATTCCCCAGCCGGGCCGGAGCGGAGAACGTGGCCGGGCGGATCAGCGTGGTGGCCGCCCTGTGCGACGAGGTCGACCGGGTGATGGACTCGCTGGTCGTCCGCACGGCCGCGGAGGCCGCCGAGGAGGGCTGGACCAGCGGCCGGATGCGGGAGACCGCGCCCTCGTACCACGCCCGGCTGCAGCGGGCCCTCAACTCCGAGCAAGGGTGGAGCGCCCGATGACCACGACCCGGCACGCCCGTCCGGCCCGCCCGGACAACCGCAACGCGCACGTGCTGCGCTGCCCCACCAGGTGGAGCGACGTCGACGAGAACGGGCACATCAACAATGCCCGGCTGGTCGGCTACATCCAGGAGGGGATCTACGACCTCTTTCAGCACCACGCGCAGGCCGCGCGGGAATCGCTCTTTCCGGCCGGATTCCTGATCGCGCGGCACGAGATCGATTATCTGGAGCAGTTGCACCACCGCCCCGAACCGCTGCTGGTGCGGCTCTCGGTGGAGCGGCTGGGCCGCAGTTCCGCACACGTCCGGGTGGACGTCTGCCGCGATCCGTTCACCTATATGACGGCCCGCACGGTGGTGGTCGCCCGGGACCGGGCCTCCGGGCGTTCGCGCAAGCTGAGCAGCCCGGAGCGGCAGTTCCTCTCCGACTACATGTCCGACCGCACGGCCGGCACGCCCGCCGTGCCGGGGCCGGCGACCGAGCCGCCGCGGATCACCCCCAAGGCGATGCCGCAGCGCAAGCCCAAGCCGCTGACGGCCCGTCCGGTGGCCGTGCACCAGGGCGGCCCGCGCAAGCTGCCGCTGCCCGCGCGGGGTTCGGCCCGCTCGCTCTGCCGGGTCTAGCCGCGGGGCGGACGGGTGCCGGGGGCGACCCCGGCACCCGTGGCCGGCCGGTCAGTCCAGCACGGCCTGCGCGTCGATCTCCACCAGCATGGCCTCGTGCGGCAGTTCGACGAAGACCGTGGTGCGGCACGGCTTCACCGCGCCGTCCGGCAGGTTCTCGGCGAGGAACTCGGCGTACACCTCGTTCATCGCCGCGAAGTCGGCGCGCTGGGTCAGGTAGACCCGGAACATCACCACGTCGGCGACGCCCGCGCCGCCGGCCGTCAGCACGGCCTTGACGTTCTCCAGGGTCCGCCGGGTCTGCGCCCGGACGTCGCCCTCGTGCAGGTAGGCGCCGGTCTGCGGGTCCTGCGGCCCCTGGCCGGAGACCTGGAGGATCGGGCCCTTGCGCACGCCCTGGGAGAACACCCAGGCGGGCGCCGGGGCGCCGGTCGTGCGGATCTCGGTCTTCTCGGTCATCTCTCGCTCCTGGTCGAATGGGTGACGGTTCATCAGGTCGGGTCAGGTCAGGCCGCTGGCCGCCGCGGTGGCGGCCAGCAGCTGCGGCAGCAGCTCCAGCACCCCCTCGTACGGCAGC belongs to Kitasatospora viridis and includes:
- the fxsA gene encoding FxsA family membrane protein, yielding MEWIPTVTPHVDLSRAPRRSRLRRVLPLLVVAWMLLEVWLMVQVASATSGLLVVLLLVAGAVLGSRLIKRAGLRALRNASAAFEQGRMPESGSAETGTSLTVLAGLLLILPGFLSDAIAITLLLPPTRALWRAVGRRTAKKLIRTAPMGDPLTDALRMQQQFRMHRPDGKVVQGEVVDPADPTAPRGPDDDPRPPLSR
- a CDS encoding RNA polymerase-binding protein RbpA; protein product: MSERALRGTRLGATSYETDRGIDLAPRQTVEYACQNGHRFEVPFSVEAEIPSVWECRFCGTEAVLLDGDEPEEKKTKPTRTHWDMLMERRTREELEEVLAERLAVLRSGGMNLAVHPRDTRKSA
- the lnt gene encoding apolipoprotein N-acyltransferase translates to MGNQVAVPVDAARPAVDPTPETPAKGAGRLARFRAKVRGGWKRSALAAAAGLALAAAFPPYDIWPLSVLAVAALALLTHGRTVRQGLWTGFAFGFPFFVWLLVWLRVIGWDALFGLSLAEAMFLWALGGGLALTSRLRGWPLWGACLWVAEELVRDREPLGGFPWGRLAFANTATPFTPLAALGGAALVSFAVALTGSLLAYLVLRVVHRGSAPTGPVGWLKPTAAVLAAAALTGGGALVPIPTTGDTAGGPASVKVALIQGNVQQPGMDFLGRPMQVLNNHAGETERLAAAIKAGQAPDPDVVIWPENSSDLDPYSDPAVYARITEAVTTIGKPTLVGALVNGPDAQHVQNEGIVWDPISGPGAHYTKQHPVPFGEYVPFRSVLMKVITRLQRVAHDFYPGKGIGVMQLGPARIGDVICFEVAYDDIVRNTVNGGGRVLVVQTNNADYADTGQPDQQLAMSRLRAVEHGRAVLIAATSGISAVIRPDGTIESRTAEMTAAELSATVPLRDGKTLADRLGAAPEWALSVIGLLACGGAVLVSRRRRPSGSDPAATA
- a CDS encoding FtsK/SpoIIIE domain-containing protein; this encodes MSLTRHLTRGRDLARTAGDHAADMFAPLSLIGRGLRRHAGWTKTRWQATPKEKRGPTALLAVAAVVGVVLLPHGPLLAIVALLGSAAWTGRQPKPVAAPAPDPADVKLPALYAALTPYLAAPDDPCPLYRPDGGYRDAFAGWAFDPDGRLTALEIGYPGWFTDTEPGARSRIEQVVQGKAGRAREYRFDWDLECNRLRVTALAPLPQDVPAQPWVTAPGEVLLGFTDPEATQRRIPVAHDGGPGHQPPVIWRTGPRSAEPHLLVLGSTGSGGSTLLRTVALQALAHGDLVVVDGAGTGEHACLVNRPGVHTVETSLHGALAALEWAAQETERRLAVLNAARYRGEPAPADATRPLWLLLDHPTELTELAEAQGQPDPQDLLEVPLRHGRAARVTVVVAESIEAADRLSPALRGAVRARVVLGDHPAPELADALGAPLDLTPAAHVPPGRGYARIGAGPATRLQAPATVDPLDEDAPARLRDAVIALLPHRDTRIEAPAPPVPDHQPQVPAAPGEPAGRVILEKTPEASPAPLR
- a CDS encoding ankyrin repeat domain-containing protein, which translates into the protein MSESNGSTGTPDGPEAQEEARLVELAGRIFGAARAGDAGALEAFLAGGAPVDLANEGGDTLLMLASYHGHAEAVSVLLARGADPNKANDRGQTPLAGTVFKGHDAVLDELLAAGADPHAGQPSAFATAQMFQKSEVLAKFGRA
- a CDS encoding RidA family protein — its product is MTEKTEIRTTGAPAPAWVFSQGVRKGPILQVSGQGPQDPQTGAYLHEGDVRAQTRRTLENVKAVLTAGGAGVADVVMFRVYLTQRADFAAMNEVYAEFLAENLPDGAVKPCRTTVFVELPHEAMLVEIDAQAVLD
- a CDS encoding acyl-CoA thioesterase, which translates into the protein MTTTRHARPARPDNRNAHVLRCPTRWSDVDENGHINNARLVGYIQEGIYDLFQHHAQAARESLFPAGFLIARHEIDYLEQLHHRPEPLLVRLSVERLGRSSAHVRVDVCRDPFTYMTARTVVVARDRASGRSRKLSSPERQFLSDYMSDRTAGTPAVPGPATEPPRITPKAMPQRKPKPLTARPVAVHQGGPRKLPLPARGSARSLCRV
- a CDS encoding GNAT family N-acetyltransferase, translated to MELRITGYDHPDAVTLTAAVQQEYVRRYGDVDTTEMLAEHFAAPHGVFVVGYLDGEPVACGGWRAKDSSYEYLRDGDAELKRMFVVPGARGRGLSRVLLRHLESSAAGAGRRRVVLETGTEQPEAVALYTSEGYAPITKFGVYRCAPESICLGKELAAG